One window from the genome of Bacillus weihaiensis encodes:
- a CDS encoding sensor histidine kinase: protein MIKLFLKERLSWIVFFITIHLLFLFISYLDSALHFKSVLYMIFLSSSAFFVFLLVRSQKETAFYKELSAREENLDVTSIPAPDSPFEKLVEKTLLDQTEGLKQDALNHSIALEQEKDDLMSWIHEVKTPLTAMHLMIDRLEDGQLKTNLTYEWLRIHLLLDQQLHQKRIPSIENDLYMEKVDLEVVLFNELKTLQSWCIQKGIGFDLELEQQEVITDAKWFAFILRQILTNAVKYSQASEIHIRSFLANDTIKLEVKDFGKGIDPRDLPRIFDRAFTSTANHHDQAATGIGLYLAKKAATPLLIDIQASSTPNVETIFTLTFPKKNEFAAVISM from the coding sequence ATGATTAAGCTTTTTCTAAAAGAACGATTAAGCTGGATCGTCTTCTTCATAACGATTCACCTATTGTTTCTATTTATTTCGTACCTTGATTCAGCTTTGCATTTCAAGAGTGTTCTCTATATGATCTTTTTATCATCGTCGGCCTTTTTCGTGTTTCTACTTGTTCGTTCTCAAAAAGAGACGGCCTTTTACAAAGAGCTTTCGGCTAGAGAAGAAAATTTGGATGTGACGAGTATTCCAGCTCCAGACAGTCCTTTTGAAAAGTTGGTAGAGAAAACCCTGCTGGATCAGACAGAAGGGTTGAAGCAAGACGCACTGAACCATTCGATCGCTCTTGAGCAAGAAAAGGATGACCTCATGTCTTGGATTCATGAAGTAAAAACTCCATTGACTGCCATGCATCTAATGATCGATCGACTTGAGGATGGACAATTAAAAACAAATCTAACGTATGAGTGGCTACGCATCCACCTATTACTCGATCAACAGCTACATCAAAAACGCATCCCTTCTATTGAAAATGATCTTTATATGGAGAAGGTTGATCTTGAAGTCGTTCTCTTTAACGAGTTAAAAACATTACAATCATGGTGCATCCAAAAAGGCATAGGCTTTGATCTTGAGCTCGAGCAACAGGAAGTAATAACTGATGCTAAGTGGTTTGCATTTATACTTAGGCAAATTTTAACGAATGCTGTAAAATACAGCCAAGCATCAGAGATTCACATACGAAGCTTTCTCGCAAACGATACGATTAAGCTAGAGGTGAAGGATTTTGGTAAGGGAATCGATCCTAGAGATCTTCCGCGAATCTTTGATAGAGCCTTCACCTCAACAGCCAACCATCATGACCAGGCGGCTACTGGAATAGGGCTTTATTTGGCCAAAAAGGCAGCGACACCGCTGTTAATTGATATCCAAGCGTCCTCCACCCCAAATGTAGAAACGATTTTCACCCTTACCTTCCCAAAAAAGAATGAATTCGCTGCTGTCATAAGCATGTGA
- a CDS encoding ABC transporter ATP-binding protein, with translation MIILEAAKLQKSYGNKFNKQDVLKGIDLSVGEGEFVSIMGASGSGKTTLLNVLSSIDKVSGGTIRIENKEMTSMKEKQLAEFRKHHLGFIFQEYNLLDTLTVKENILLPLSISKLPKKEADQKFAAVANDLGIFELKDKYPNEISGGQKQRTSAARAFIHEPSIIFADEPTGALDSKSAADLLNKLSELNAKRKATIVMVTHDPAAASYCNRVIFIKDGQIYTQLTKGDQTRQEFFNDIMKTQSVLGGVQNER, from the coding sequence ATGATTATTTTAGAAGCAGCCAAACTTCAAAAAAGCTATGGTAATAAGTTTAATAAACAAGACGTGTTAAAAGGAATCGATCTTTCTGTGGGAGAAGGTGAATTTGTCAGCATCATGGGAGCATCAGGTTCTGGTAAAACAACCCTATTAAATGTGCTTTCATCCATTGACAAAGTAAGTGGAGGCACCATTCGCATTGAGAACAAAGAGATGACAAGCATGAAGGAAAAGCAGCTTGCTGAGTTCCGGAAGCATCATCTCGGCTTTATTTTTCAAGAATATAATCTACTCGACACCTTAACTGTAAAAGAAAACATTCTGCTTCCTCTTTCGATTTCAAAGCTCCCTAAAAAGGAAGCCGATCAAAAATTTGCAGCAGTGGCGAACGACCTTGGCATCTTTGAATTGAAAGATAAATATCCAAATGAAATTTCAGGAGGTCAAAAACAACGAACCTCTGCAGCACGAGCCTTTATCCACGAGCCAAGCATCATCTTTGCAGATGAACCAACTGGTGCGCTTGACTCCAAATCCGCTGCCGACCTTCTAAATAAACTGTCAGAGCTAAATGCAAAACGAAAAGCAACCATCGTCATGGTTACACACGATCCTGCTGCAGCAAGCTACTGTAACCGGGTCATTTTTATTAAAGATGGACAGATCTATACACAGCTTACTAAAGGAGACCAAACGAGGCAGGAATTCTTTAACGATATTATGAAAACGCAGAGTGTTCTGGGTGGGGTGCAGAATGAGCGTTAA
- a CDS encoding ABC transporter permease: protein MSVNQLIVKNFKKNLKNYYLYIFALLFSVALYFSFVTLQFDPSMDDVEGSIKGGAAIKAASVLLVAIITIFLLYANTIFIKRRSKEIGLFQLFGMTKQRIFRLLTAENFMIYFGSLILGIFTGFALSKLVMMILFKITGVADVAKLHFSTQALTQTLLVFTVIYLFIMIMNYTFIKKQTILSMFRVQSSSEEKGKKITRFEIVIGLLGIVMIVTGYFVSSKLFDGDFTSTNILFLAMIFILGSVILGTYFFYKGSVSFLFQLIRKKKDGYLKVGEVLSLSSIMFRMKSNALLLTIITTVSALAIGLLSLSYISYYSAGATAKQQVPSDFAFTETNDAERFTQALTDAGIDYKQENIDVIMVNVDIREILQTTFEGVSFDSNSMTLPVISEESVGKELSKEETLFTGYSDLMQKLIPLDSEGKITLHGKTKSFPQTYLGMEKETYVSSYYSYGMPTAIVDDSVFKQLSKDREAEIQSLSSTNIAIDLLDPKQNQEANNIFLSMKLNENAPNDSQLHTLNLQKRDMGLVMFIVGFLGLSFLLTSGCILYFKQMGESEEEQPTYTILRKLGFTQGDLLSGLRVKQLFSFGIPLVIGLLHSYFAVQSGWFLFGAEVWTPMIIVMALYTILYSLFGILSVMYSKKVIKEAL, encoded by the coding sequence ATGAGCGTTAATCAGCTAATCGTAAAAAACTTTAAAAAGAACTTAAAAAACTACTATCTATACATTTTCGCACTTTTATTTAGCGTCGCGCTCTATTTTTCATTCGTCACTCTTCAGTTCGACCCTTCAATGGATGATGTTGAGGGCTCTATAAAGGGCGGCGCCGCGATTAAAGCAGCTTCTGTCCTCTTGGTTGCGATTATCACCATTTTTTTACTGTATGCGAATACTATATTTATTAAACGCCGCAGTAAGGAAATTGGATTGTTTCAGCTATTTGGTATGACGAAGCAGAGAATATTTCGCCTGTTAACTGCTGAAAACTTTATGATTTATTTCGGCTCACTTATTCTTGGCATTTTTACCGGATTTGCCCTTTCAAAGCTTGTGATGATGATTTTATTCAAAATAACAGGCGTGGCAGATGTAGCAAAGCTGCACTTTTCAACTCAAGCTTTAACTCAGACTCTACTTGTCTTTACGGTGATCTATCTTTTTATTATGATCATGAACTACACCTTCATAAAGAAGCAGACCATTCTTTCGATGTTTAGAGTACAATCTTCTTCCGAAGAAAAAGGGAAAAAAATCACAAGGTTCGAGATCGTAATTGGTCTGTTAGGTATTGTGATGATTGTGACAGGGTACTTTGTCTCATCAAAATTATTCGATGGAGACTTTACATCGACTAACATTCTTTTTCTAGCGATGATTTTCATTTTAGGCTCTGTCATTCTTGGGACCTACTTTTTTTACAAAGGTTCCGTAAGCTTTCTCTTCCAGCTTATTCGTAAGAAAAAGGACGGATATTTAAAAGTAGGCGAGGTACTTTCCCTCTCATCCATTATGTTTCGCATGAAATCTAATGCCCTGCTTTTGACAATCATTACAACTGTCTCCGCCCTGGCAATCGGATTACTATCTTTATCTTATATTTCCTATTACTCAGCTGGAGCTACTGCCAAACAACAAGTTCCTTCAGACTTTGCCTTTACAGAAACTAACGATGCTGAAAGATTTACACAGGCGCTAACTGACGCAGGGATTGACTATAAGCAGGAAAACATTGACGTCATTATGGTAAACGTAGATATTAGGGAGATCCTCCAAACTACATTCGAAGGAGTGAGCTTTGATTCAAACTCCATGACTCTACCTGTTATCAGTGAAGAATCAGTCGGCAAAGAGCTTTCAAAGGAAGAAACGCTTTTTACAGGCTACAGTGACCTAATGCAAAAATTGATCCCTCTAGACAGTGAAGGAAAGATTACCCTTCATGGTAAGACAAAATCATTTCCTCAGACATATTTAGGAATGGAAAAAGAAACGTATGTGTCTTCCTATTATTCATATGGTATGCCGACAGCCATTGTAGATGATTCCGTCTTTAAACAGCTTTCAAAGGATAGAGAAGCAGAGATTCAGTCCTTATCATCGACGAATATAGCAATCGATCTACTAGATCCGAAGCAAAATCAAGAAGCTAACAACATTTTTCTTTCGATGAAACTTAACGAAAACGCACCAAACGATTCTCAGCTTCATACACTCAACCTACAAAAACGAGATATGGGTCTAGTCATGTTCATTGTCGGCTTCCTTGGCCTTTCATTCTTACTCACATCTGGATGCATCCTCTACTTCAAACAGATGGGAGAAAGTGAAGAAGAACAACCAACCTATACCATCTTACGCAAGCTTGGTTTCACACAGGGAGATCTACTAAGCGGACTCCGTGTAAAACAGCTCTTCAGCTTCGGTATCCCACTTGTCATTGGACTACTTCACAGCTATTTCGCAGTCCAATCCGGCTGGTTCCTGTTCGGAGCAGAGGTGTGGACTCCAATGATTATTGTCATGGCTTTATATACCATACTATACTCGCTCTTTGGTATACTGTCTGTCATGTATTCGAAGAAAGTGATTAAAGAAGCTTTATAA
- a CDS encoding tRNA dihydrouridine synthase, with translation MKENFWRELPRPFFILAPMEEVTDVVFRHVVSEAARPDVFFTEFTNTESYCHPEGKKSVRGRLTFTEDEQPIVAHIWGDKPEFFREMSIGMAELGFKGIDLNMGCPVPNVTQHGKGSGLIRRPDVAAELIQAAKAGGLPVSVKTRLGFSELEEWRDWLTHILKQDIVNLSIHLRTRDEMSKVPAHWELIPEIKKLRDEIAPDTLITINGDIPDYQTGLKLAEEYGIDGVMIGRGIFANPFAFEKEAREHSSKELLDLLRLHMDLHDKYSGLELRKFTALHRFFKIYVKGFRGAGELRNQLMNTKSTDEVRELLESFEAQNSDVVGK, from the coding sequence ATGAAAGAAAATTTCTGGCGTGAATTACCACGACCATTTTTTATACTTGCACCAATGGAAGAAGTGACGGATGTTGTGTTTCGACATGTTGTGAGTGAAGCGGCAAGACCGGATGTGTTTTTTACGGAGTTTACGAATACGGAGAGCTATTGTCATCCTGAGGGGAAGAAGAGTGTTCGTGGGCGATTGACTTTTACAGAGGACGAGCAACCAATTGTGGCCCATATTTGGGGAGACAAGCCTGAATTCTTTCGGGAAATGAGTATTGGGATGGCGGAGCTTGGATTTAAGGGCATTGATCTTAATATGGGTTGTCCGGTTCCAAATGTGACGCAGCACGGTAAGGGAAGTGGTCTTATTCGCCGTCCTGATGTTGCGGCAGAATTGATTCAAGCGGCAAAAGCTGGAGGACTTCCTGTAAGTGTGAAGACGAGACTTGGCTTCTCGGAACTAGAGGAATGGCGTGACTGGCTAACACACATCTTGAAGCAAGATATTGTGAATCTTTCTATTCATCTTCGTACTAGAGATGAAATGAGTAAAGTACCAGCCCATTGGGAATTAATTCCTGAGATTAAAAAGCTACGTGATGAGATTGCGCCAGATACACTGATCACAATCAATGGAGATATTCCTGACTACCAAACGGGCTTAAAGCTTGCAGAGGAATACGGGATTGATGGTGTGATGATTGGACGCGGGATTTTCGCGAATCCATTCGCCTTTGAAAAAGAAGCAAGAGAGCATAGCAGTAAGGAATTATTAGATCTCTTACGACTTCATATGGATCTTCATGATAAATATTCTGGCTTAGAGCTACGTAAATTTACAGCTCTGCATCGCTTCTTTAAAATCTACGTCAAAGGATTCCGTGGTGCAGGTGAACTAAGAAATCAATTGATGAATACAAAATCCACAGATGAAGTGCGTGAGCTGCTTGAGAGCTTTGAAGCACAGAATTCTGATGTGGTGGGGAAGTAG
- a CDS encoding histidine phosphatase family protein produces MKTYIYMVRHGESPYTEGTERTRGLSEKGIVDAKRVTHILLKENIEVFVSSPYNRAVLTIEDLAKRSGKEVLVFEDLRERIFSNEDYRMSDKDLYPLLTESFDDPHFSLNGAESNADCQIRAIAVLKEILSTYQGNKVAIGTHGAVMALMMGYYDSEYDLNFLLTTSKPDIYRMEFIEHELVGVTRLWKTVST; encoded by the coding sequence ATGAAAACTTATATATATATGGTGAGACATGGTGAATCGCCTTATACAGAAGGAACTGAAAGAACAAGGGGGCTTAGTGAAAAAGGAATAGTAGATGCTAAAAGAGTCACTCATATTTTGCTAAAAGAGAATATTGAAGTCTTTGTTTCAAGCCCTTATAATCGTGCAGTCTTAACCATCGAGGATTTGGCTAAACGTTCTGGAAAAGAAGTGTTAGTGTTTGAGGACCTCAGAGAAAGAATCTTCTCCAATGAAGATTATCGAATGTCTGATAAGGATTTATACCCTTTGTTAACAGAATCGTTTGATGACCCGCATTTCTCATTAAATGGTGCTGAGTCTAATGCCGATTGTCAAATTAGAGCTATAGCAGTTTTGAAAGAAATTCTTTCAACCTATCAAGGCAATAAGGTGGCTATAGGAACTCATGGTGCAGTAATGGCCTTAATGATGGGGTATTACGATAGTGAATATGATTTGAATTTTTTATTAACTACATCTAAGCCGGATATTTATAGAATGGAATTCATTGAACATGAATTGGTTGGAGTGACAAGGCTGTGGAAGACTGTTTCTACATAA
- a CDS encoding DUF6063 family protein: protein MDYKQDEVMKAFQIYSRISKKGYSEGDELRLYLAEDKVRGLVDQFAKEVDCTIFSVGERLYFVPLALNSPFHISNDTLKKTYFTGKTVNADIYFMYVTIIILFGEFYDSYQTTEPTRDFISMSDWLGQVNERLETLREIGEEELKELEKEYEYNWSSIIGKWTDMDDLKETAKAQSGRTISRLSFLHTVKKFLVAQELVQDIGNDEIQLTEKAKVIVQRYFMELEYNRGILEFIYSFDHQKEEV from the coding sequence ATGGATTATAAACAGGATGAAGTGATGAAGGCCTTTCAAATTTATTCGAGGATTAGTAAAAAAGGATATAGTGAAGGGGATGAATTAAGACTTTATTTAGCTGAGGATAAGGTAAGAGGACTCGTGGATCAGTTTGCCAAAGAAGTAGATTGTACTATTTTTTCCGTTGGGGAAAGGCTATATTTTGTTCCTCTTGCATTAAATTCTCCGTTTCATATTTCGAATGATACGTTGAAAAAAACCTATTTTACGGGGAAAACGGTTAATGCAGATATATATTTTATGTATGTGACGATTATTATTCTGTTTGGTGAATTTTATGATAGCTATCAGACGACCGAACCAACCCGTGATTTCATTTCAATGAGTGATTGGTTGGGGCAAGTTAATGAACGGCTTGAAACGTTACGTGAAATTGGAGAGGAAGAGTTAAAAGAGCTTGAAAAAGAGTATGAATACAACTGGAGTTCGATTATTGGAAAGTGGACAGATATGGATGATTTAAAAGAGACGGCTAAAGCACAATCCGGTAGAACGATAAGTAGACTGAGCTTTCTTCATACTGTTAAAAAGTTCTTAGTTGCACAAGAATTAGTACAGGATATTGGAAATGATGAAATACAGTTAACGGAAAAAGCGAAGGTCATTGTGCAAAGATATTTCATGGAGCTAGAGTATAATCGTGGAATCTTGGAGTTTATATATTCATTTGACCATCAAAAGGAGGAAGTCTAA
- a CDS encoding replicative DNA helicase, with product MDTQLKGITENYRERMQRLALFDPLYRLENKREKDENNKQIDYFGYGLLSLLFFFENMLIRNKKTSIQDLAEYLYRLNQGEYALSLEGFEKVARNVVETFRPPGGKRNDKKFYNWETREHEAVHYSILKADRADIHTNTQYYKLDEQGLELVFATKEYFTEFQLSINQLVLRKQLEKGEFVGALRQIDEMQIDVESLRNRITVVKHEIQRNIISDETYERYKQMVDDINTRLTRENEEFSELHSFVKETRNRLAYDMNSEKDRKAYEFILQIDRELGEVHHIHTMLLKESIELKTTALHAAQEALYYVGIDSFNFKQEITAALVSKPLPLVSSKQLIEPFLSIEQSETWSPFVIFSEQRIETQDGGERMNNFDDLSDEALQELENAIIRKQFGEIMNLVVKVMQGKGEITLKEVVERIDDEDSDWLDKKIFYQFWYVMHQRSPITYEKTEDRNESLFEEVLALVKNKYSTIEVEELQEIMTVTKRFSIQNMILRLKVGEEDGL from the coding sequence ATGGACACACAATTAAAAGGAATAACAGAAAATTACCGTGAACGAATGCAGCGGTTAGCTTTATTTGATCCGTTATATCGATTAGAGAATAAGCGGGAAAAGGATGAGAATAACAAGCAAATTGATTATTTTGGTTACGGCCTATTATCTCTATTATTTTTCTTTGAAAATATGTTAATCCGAAATAAAAAAACGAGTATTCAGGATTTGGCGGAATATTTATATAGGTTGAATCAAGGGGAATATGCACTTTCACTTGAAGGCTTTGAAAAGGTGGCTAGAAATGTAGTGGAAACTTTTCGTCCACCTGGTGGAAAGCGGAATGACAAAAAGTTTTATAACTGGGAAACGAGAGAGCATGAAGCTGTTCATTACTCAATTTTGAAAGCCGACCGAGCTGATATACATACGAATACTCAATATTATAAATTAGATGAGCAAGGGCTAGAATTAGTGTTTGCAACGAAGGAGTATTTTACAGAATTTCAGCTTTCTATTAATCAGTTAGTTTTGCGGAAGCAACTTGAAAAAGGAGAGTTCGTAGGAGCGTTAAGGCAGATTGATGAAATGCAAATTGATGTGGAATCTCTAAGAAATCGGATAACAGTTGTAAAACACGAAATTCAACGAAATATCATTTCGGATGAAACATATGAACGATATAAGCAAATGGTTGATGACATTAATACTCGATTAACAAGAGAAAACGAAGAGTTCAGTGAATTACATTCTTTTGTCAAGGAAACGAGGAATCGTTTAGCGTATGATATGAACTCAGAGAAGGATAGAAAAGCGTATGAATTCATATTGCAAATTGATCGAGAGCTTGGTGAGGTTCATCATATTCATACTATGCTGTTGAAGGAAAGCATTGAATTGAAAACAACTGCATTACATGCAGCCCAAGAGGCTCTGTATTATGTAGGGATTGACTCATTTAATTTTAAGCAGGAAATTACAGCTGCTCTTGTAAGTAAGCCTTTACCTCTCGTTTCATCGAAACAATTAATAGAGCCATTTTTGTCAATAGAACAAAGTGAAACATGGTCTCCATTCGTTATCTTTTCAGAACAGCGAATAGAGACGCAAGACGGAGGAGAGCGCATGAATAACTTTGATGATCTCTCAGATGAGGCGTTACAGGAACTTGAGAATGCAATCATTCGAAAACAATTTGGAGAGATTATGAATCTGGTAGTGAAGGTCATGCAAGGGAAGGGTGAAATTACCCTAAAAGAAGTAGTGGAACGCATCGATGATGAAGATTCAGATTGGTTGGATAAAAAAATATTTTACCAATTCTGGTATGTCATGCATCAACGCTCTCCGATCACATATGAAAAAACAGAGGATCGTAATGAATCATTATTTGAAGAAGTTTTAGCTTTAGTAAAAAATAAGTACTCCACTATAGAAGTGGAAGAACTACAGGAAATTATGACAGTAACGAAGCGATTTTCAATCCAAAATATGATACTACGTTTAAAAGTGGGTGAAGAAGATGGATTATAA
- a CDS encoding Wadjet anti-phage system protein JetD domain-containing protein: MKSKIISILEQVKGSMITLSELESVATTLDTYDDFSATIHTLLDEGYMTPVKSHGTNWMGLPNSFRIQKGKVKQSLIEEIQAIQFKVHPTIELRPYFSSSKKKWKEDKPWIMLIDDYLQENGLPTSFTNSSERSYEVMKDEKWIDEKGGKALLDKINLYDKLKITKTPDPLMFAINPNNLLRNDRVHKHLIVENKATYSGLIESLLTTNFTTLIYGSGWKIASSLNQLPNQLGLPDKENQHEIYYFGDLDYEGISIYFHLYEKYNVKLARCFYEAMLRKPFYKGKENQTKNEMAVHHFLYEFSQEDQKKILAMFEEHAYYPQEVLTKEELHTIWRSAVWTHN, translated from the coding sequence ATGAAAAGTAAAATAATTTCAATCCTTGAGCAAGTTAAGGGATCTATGATAACGCTTAGTGAATTAGAAAGTGTAGCTACAACTCTTGATACATATGATGATTTTTCTGCTACAATCCATACGTTATTAGACGAAGGTTACATGACACCGGTTAAGAGTCATGGTACTAATTGGATGGGCTTGCCCAATAGTTTTAGGATTCAGAAAGGGAAAGTGAAGCAATCACTAATAGAAGAGATTCAAGCGATACAATTTAAGGTGCATCCTACGATTGAATTACGACCTTATTTTTCTTCCTCTAAAAAGAAATGGAAGGAGGACAAGCCTTGGATTATGTTGATTGACGACTATTTACAGGAAAACGGACTGCCTACATCTTTTACAAACAGCTCGGAACGTTCTTATGAAGTAATGAAGGATGAAAAATGGATTGACGAGAAGGGAGGAAAGGCTCTTTTAGATAAAATTAATCTATATGATAAATTGAAGATCACGAAAACCCCTGATCCTCTTATGTTTGCAATCAATCCAAACAACCTACTAAGGAATGATCGAGTACATAAACACCTCATTGTTGAAAATAAGGCTACCTATTCAGGTCTTATAGAATCCTTATTAACGACCAATTTTACTACACTGATCTATGGTTCAGGGTGGAAAATTGCTTCGAGTTTGAATCAACTTCCCAACCAACTTGGTCTCCCTGATAAGGAAAATCAACATGAAATCTATTATTTTGGCGATTTAGATTATGAAGGGATTAGCATCTATTTTCATCTTTATGAAAAATATAATGTAAAACTTGCCAGATGTTTTTACGAAGCGATGCTCAGAAAACCGTTCTACAAAGGAAAAGAAAATCAAACGAAAAATGAAATGGCTGTACATCACTTTTTATATGAATTCAGCCAAGAAGATCAAAAAAAGATCTTGGCTATGTTTGAGGAGCATGCTTATTATCCTCAAGAAGTCTTAACAAAGGAAGAGTTACACACAATATGGAGGAGCGCGGTATGGACACACAATTAA
- a CDS encoding ABC-F family ATP-binding cassette domain-containing protein — MSVLNVQNLSHGFGDRAIFNDVSFRLLKGEHVGLVGANGEGKSTFMNIITGKLQPDEGKVEWSRKVRVGYLDQHAVLQKGSTMRDVLSTAFQYLFDAEAEINELYAKMGDEGADIDALLAEVGELQETLDSNDFYQINAKVEEVARGLGLQDVGLDRDIDDLSGGQRTKVLLAKLLLEKPEILLLDEPTNYLDEQHIEWLKRYLQEYENAFILISHDIPFLNSVVNLIYHMENQELNRYVGDYDNFLKIHEMKKQQLESAYKRQQQEIADLKDFVARNKASVATRNMAMSRQKKLDKMEVIELGKEKPKPEFTFKEARAASRWIFETEDLVIGYNEPLSRPLNLKMERGQKIAFVGANGIGKSTLLKSILGLINPISGNVERGEYQHIGYFEQEVKESNYNTCIEEIWSEFPSMNQAEVRAALAKCGLTTKHIESKIEVLSGGEKAKVRLCKILNTETNLLILDEPTNHLDVDAKEELKRALKAYRGSILMVSHEPEFYREIATEIWNCEDWTTKVF, encoded by the coding sequence ATGAGCGTATTAAACGTACAAAATTTAAGTCATGGATTCGGTGATCGTGCAATTTTTAATGATGTGTCTTTTAGACTTTTAAAAGGCGAACACGTTGGGTTAGTTGGGGCAAATGGTGAGGGGAAGTCTACCTTCATGAATATTATTACTGGTAAGTTGCAACCTGACGAGGGAAAAGTGGAATGGTCACGAAAAGTTCGTGTTGGCTATTTAGATCAGCATGCTGTATTACAGAAAGGTTCTACAATGCGTGACGTTTTGAGTACTGCTTTTCAATATTTATTTGATGCTGAAGCAGAGATCAATGAACTTTATGCAAAAATGGGTGATGAAGGCGCTGATATTGATGCCTTACTAGCTGAAGTTGGAGAGCTGCAAGAAACTTTAGATAGTAATGATTTCTATCAAATTAATGCAAAAGTTGAAGAGGTTGCTCGTGGTCTAGGCTTACAAGATGTTGGGCTTGACCGAGATATAGACGATCTTAGTGGTGGGCAACGTACGAAAGTACTCCTAGCTAAGCTTTTGCTAGAAAAACCTGAAATCCTATTACTCGATGAGCCTACAAACTATTTGGATGAACAGCACATCGAATGGTTGAAGCGCTATTTACAGGAATATGAGAATGCCTTTATCCTGATTTCACATGATATTCCATTCTTAAACAGTGTTGTGAACTTGATCTATCACATGGAAAACCAGGAGTTAAATCGCTATGTTGGTGACTATGATAACTTCTTAAAAATACATGAGATGAAGAAGCAACAGCTAGAGTCTGCTTACAAGCGTCAACAACAGGAAATTGCGGATCTGAAGGATTTCGTCGCTCGTAACAAGGCAAGTGTTGCAACTCGTAATATGGCGATGTCTCGTCAAAAGAAGCTCGACAAAATGGAAGTTATCGAATTAGGCAAAGAGAAGCCTAAACCAGAGTTTACCTTCAAAGAAGCTCGTGCAGCGAGTCGTTGGATTTTCGAGACTGAAGACCTTGTTATTGGTTACAACGAACCCCTTTCTCGCCCACTGAATTTAAAAATGGAACGTGGTCAAAAAATTGCATTCGTTGGGGCAAACGGTATTGGGAAATCGACTCTATTAAAAAGTATTCTTGGATTAATTAATCCGATTTCGGGTAACGTGGAACGTGGCGAATATCAACACATCGGCTACTTCGAACAGGAAGTTAAAGAATCCAATTACAACACTTGTATAGAAGAGATCTGGAGCGAGTTCCCAAGCATGAATCAGGCTGAGGTGCGTGCCGCTCTTGCAAAATGTGGATTAACCACGAAACATATCGAAAGTAAAATCGAAGTCCTCTCTGGAGGCGAAAAAGCCAAAGTTCGCTTATGTAAAATTTTAAACACAGAAACAAACTTATTAATTCTAGACGAACCTACCAATCACTTGGATGTAGATGCAAAAGAAGAACTGAAGCGTGCATTAAAGGCATACCGCGGAAGTATCTTAATGGTTTCCCACGAACCTGAATTCTATCGTGAAATTGCGACTGAGATTTGGAATTGTGAGGATTGGACGACGAAAGTGTTTTAA